A stretch of the Geovibrio thiophilus genome encodes the following:
- the rpoB gene encoding DNA-directed RNA polymerase subunit beta: MDSTRKPIERVSFSKIQKVIDMPDLIEVQKRSYVEFLQEGVPVDEREHKGLDEVFREIFPITDFNETSVLEYLSYTLEKPKYTPREAIDRSTTFAAPLKVKVRLVNYDINEESEERLVNSAKESEVYLCDIPLMTDRGTFVINGVERVIVSQLHRSPGIFFEDITASKSVVEKHLYSARIIPYRGSWIDFDFDAKNIMYVRIDKKRKIPVTVLLKALGMTELDILNTYYDMVNIRVEANGSMTKNYNEAHVVGQRNSLDIIDENGEVIVKAGHKITKAARKRITAAKITRIPITIEDIMETFFGEDIVSEDGEVVLEAGAPINEEAFEKLAENGINEFKVLFIDRQTSDSIIRDILFVDKVKTQEDALIEIYRKLRPGEPATAETARNLFENLFFNSKRYDLSRVGRLKINKRLGLTTPLDHTTLTKDDIVETVRVLENIRKGTANVDDIDHLGHRRVRAAGEQLQNHIRIGLSRMEKTVKERMSIQDTEDLTPQDLLNAKPLSASIKEFFGSYQLSQFMDQTNPLSEITHKRRLSALGPGGLNRDRAGFEVRDVHTSHYGRICPIETPEGPNIGLITSLTTYSKINEFGFIETPYRKVSGGVVTDEVVYMSAIEEEDFYIAQANALLDKDNRFQREYIAARYMGESLQTPRENIQYMDVSPKQIVSVSAALIPFLEHDDANRALMGSNMQRQGVPLIRTESPIVGTGMEMKCAIDSGAVVTANHAGIVDFVDAVKIVVRYNEKDDFGVDIYDLVKYRRSNQDTCINFKPIVDKGDIVKKGDILAGGPATQGGELALGRNIVVAFMPWMGYNYEDSILISQKVVKEDAYTSIHIEVFEVEARDTKLGPEEITSDIPNVSDEALRDLDESGIIRVGAKVKPGDILVGKVTPKGETQATPEEKLLRAIFGEKAGDVKDASLRVPPSIKGTVIGVQVMTRRGIDKDSRTEIIEMKEYADIKKDYERSLRALEDARKAKIVSVLNGKKLIDAFKGEKVSFDSGSVLQGTELKGLDYTDLVNLPIEGRRDFEEQLVGVNNVYFKKVKDAEDLYKDRKKKVEKGDELPAGVLKSVKVYVAIKRKLSVGDKMAGRHGNKGVVSRILPEEDMPYLPDGTPVEVVLNPLSVPSRMNIGQILETHLGWAGKALGVKFSTEVFDSARESDIKEMLTKAGFQEDGQTILFDGRSGERFDQEVTVGVMYYLKLHHLVDTKIHARSTGPYSLVTQQPLGGKAQFGGQRLGEMEVWALEAYGAANILQEMLTVKSDDVEGRTTVYESIVNGNFSFSPSMPESFNVLIKELQGLALDLELITLDNLPEDESDGQGAADSREDS; encoded by the coding sequence ATGGATTCAACCAGAAAGCCTATTGAGAGAGTCAGTTTCTCAAAAATCCAGAAAGTAATTGATATGCCCGACCTTATAGAGGTTCAGAAGCGCTCCTACGTTGAGTTCCTTCAGGAAGGAGTTCCCGTGGACGAGAGAGAACATAAGGGTCTTGATGAAGTATTCAGGGAAATCTTTCCGATCACCGACTTTAACGAAACATCAGTTCTTGAATATCTCAGTTATACTCTTGAGAAGCCGAAATACACGCCCAGAGAAGCAATCGACAGGAGCACCACCTTCGCGGCTCCGCTTAAGGTGAAGGTGCGTCTTGTCAATTATGACATAAATGAGGAATCAGAAGAAAGGCTCGTCAATTCCGCTAAAGAGTCCGAAGTTTATCTCTGTGACATCCCACTGATGACAGACAGAGGAACCTTCGTGATCAACGGAGTTGAAAGAGTTATCGTGAGCCAGCTCCACCGCTCGCCGGGAATATTCTTTGAAGATATTACGGCGTCCAAAAGCGTTGTGGAAAAACACCTTTACAGTGCGAGAATCATACCCTACAGAGGTTCATGGATAGATTTTGACTTCGATGCGAAAAACATAATGTATGTCCGCATCGACAAAAAAAGAAAAATACCCGTTACCGTTCTGCTCAAAGCTCTCGGTATGACCGAGCTTGACATTCTCAACACCTACTATGACATGGTCAATATACGTGTTGAAGCGAACGGCAGCATGACAAAGAACTACAACGAAGCCCATGTTGTGGGACAGAGAAACAGCCTTGATATAATAGACGAAAACGGCGAAGTAATAGTCAAGGCCGGTCATAAGATTACCAAGGCTGCCAGAAAGAGAATTACCGCTGCCAAAATCACCCGTATCCCCATAACCATTGAGGATATAATGGAAACCTTCTTCGGTGAGGACATTGTCAGCGAAGACGGCGAGGTGGTTCTTGAGGCGGGAGCTCCGATAAATGAGGAAGCTTTTGAGAAACTTGCTGAAAACGGTATAAATGAGTTCAAGGTTCTGTTTATTGACAGACAGACCTCAGACAGCATTATCCGTGACATTCTGTTTGTCGACAAGGTTAAAACTCAGGAAGACGCACTGATAGAGATATACAGAAAGCTTCGCCCCGGTGAACCCGCGACGGCGGAAACGGCGAGAAATCTCTTTGAGAACCTTTTCTTCAATTCAAAACGCTACGATCTCTCAAGAGTCGGACGCCTTAAAATAAACAAAAGGCTTGGTCTTACCACTCCCCTTGACCATACCACTCTGACCAAGGACGATATAGTCGAAACTGTCCGTGTGCTTGAAAATATCCGTAAGGGTACCGCAAACGTGGACGACATAGATCACCTCGGTCACAGAAGGGTAAGGGCGGCAGGCGAGCAGCTTCAGAACCATATCAGAATCGGTCTTTCCAGAATGGAGAAAACCGTTAAGGAAAGGATGAGCATTCAGGATACAGAGGATCTTACTCCTCAGGATCTGCTTAACGCCAAGCCTCTCAGCGCGTCTATTAAGGAATTTTTCGGAAGTTACCAGCTTTCCCAGTTCATGGATCAGACTAACCCTCTCAGCGAGATCACTCACAAGAGAAGGCTGTCAGCCCTCGGACCCGGCGGTCTTAACCGTGACAGAGCAGGCTTTGAAGTCCGCGACGTTCATACATCGCACTACGGCAGGATATGCCCCATTGAGACTCCTGAAGGACCGAACATCGGTCTTATCACGTCTCTTACAACATATTCCAAAATAAACGAATTCGGCTTCATCGAAACACCGTACAGGAAAGTTTCCGGCGGTGTTGTCACAGATGAGGTCGTTTACATGTCGGCAATCGAGGAAGAAGATTTCTACATAGCTCAGGCTAACGCTCTTCTTGATAAAGACAACAGGTTTCAAAGGGAATACATAGCCGCGAGGTACATGGGCGAATCTCTCCAGACTCCCCGTGAAAACATCCAGTACATGGATGTTTCACCGAAACAGATAGTTTCCGTTTCAGCCGCTCTTATCCCCTTCCTTGAGCATGATGATGCAAACAGGGCTCTCATGGGTTCAAACATGCAGCGTCAGGGCGTACCTCTTATCCGTACCGAATCCCCCATAGTGGGAACAGGCATGGAGATGAAATGCGCCATCGACTCAGGAGCGGTTGTAACTGCCAATCACGCAGGTATTGTCGATTTTGTTGACGCGGTTAAGATAGTCGTCCGCTACAATGAGAAAGATGACTTCGGTGTGGACATATATGATCTGGTCAAGTACAGAAGATCGAATCAGGATACGTGCATAAACTTTAAACCCATAGTAGATAAAGGCGACATAGTGAAAAAAGGCGATATTCTCGCAGGCGGTCCCGCGACTCAGGGCGGAGAGCTCGCTCTCGGACGCAACATCGTCGTGGCGTTCATGCCTTGGATGGGCTACAACTATGAAGACTCCATCCTTATTTCACAGAAGGTCGTCAAGGAAGACGCCTACACCTCAATACACATCGAGGTTTTCGAGGTTGAAGCAAGGGATACCAAGCTTGGACCCGAGGAGATCACCTCTGACATCCCCAACGTCAGCGATGAGGCTCTGAGAGACCTTGACGAGAGCGGCATCATCCGTGTCGGCGCAAAAGTCAAGCCCGGTGATATACTGGTAGGCAAGGTGACTCCCAAGGGCGAAACTCAGGCGACCCCTGAAGAAAAGCTCCTCAGGGCAATCTTCGGTGAGAAAGCCGGAGATGTCAAAGACGCTTCCCTGAGAGTTCCCCCAAGCATAAAGGGTACGGTTATCGGCGTTCAGGTAATGACCAGACGCGGAATAGATAAAGACAGCCGCACCGAAATAATAGAGATGAAAGAATACGCGGACATCAAAAAGGACTATGAACGTTCTCTCCGCGCTCTTGAAGATGCCAGAAAGGCGAAGATAGTTTCCGTCCTCAACGGCAAAAAGCTCATAGATGCCTTCAAGGGTGAAAAAGTCAGCTTCGACTCAGGCTCAGTTCTTCAGGGAACCGAACTGAAAGGGCTTGACTACACCGATCTTGTAAACCTTCCCATCGAAGGCAGAAGAGACTTTGAAGAACAGCTTGTGGGAGTAAACAACGTTTACTTCAAAAAAGTTAAGGATGCGGAAGACCTCTATAAAGACAGGAAAAAGAAAGTCGAAAAAGGGGACGAGCTTCCCGCCGGCGTTCTCAAGTCTGTTAAGGTTTATGTCGCAATCAAAAGAAAGCTCAGCGTGGGCGATAAAATGGCAGGACGCCACGGTAACAAAGGTGTTGTGTCCAGAATTCTTCCGGAAGAGGACATGCCCTACCTTCCTGACGGCACACCTGTTGAAGTGGTTCTTAACCCGCTTTCGGTTCCTTCAAGGATGAACATCGGGCAGATTCTTGAAACTCACCTCGGTTGGGCGGGCAAAGCCCTCGGCGTGAAGTTCTCCACGGAAGTTTTCGACAGCGCCCGTGAGAGCGACATTAAGGAAATGCTCACCAAGGCGGGCTTTCAGGAAGACGGACAGACGATTCTCTTTGACGGCAGAAGCGGCGAACGCTTCGATCAGGAAGTCACAGTGGGCGTTATGTACTACCTGAAGCTTCACCACCTTGTCGATACGAAGATACATGCCCGTTCAACCGGACCCTACTCGCTTGTTACGCAGCAGCCCCTCGGCGGTAAAGCCCAGTTCGGCGGTCAGCGTCTCGGAGAGATGGAGGTTTGGGCGCTTGAAGCATACGGAGCGGCGAACATACTTCAGGAAATGCTCACCGTTAAATCGGATGACGTGGAAGGCAGGACAACAGTTTACGAATCAATCGTAAACGGAAACTTCAGCTTCTCGCCGAGCATGCCGGAATCTTTCAACGTACTTATAAAAGAACTTCAGGGTCTTGCATTGGATCTTGAGCTTATAACGCTTGATAATTTACCCGAAGATGAATCGGACGGACAAGGCGCCGCCGATAGCAGGGAGGACTCATAA
- the rpoC gene encoding DNA-directed RNA polymerase subunit beta', translating to MKKSTLFDEKAHVFFDSIAIRIASPDKIRAWSSGEVTKPETINYRTFKPERDGLFCAKIFGPVKDWECLCGKYKRMKHRGIVCEKCGVEVIQSKVRRERMGHIDLASPVCHIWFFKGTPSRIGSLLDLSIKDIERIIYFESYIVTNPKETPLKEKELLTEDHYRRAVDEYGPNAFVAKIGAEALKDLLKQVDLDILLLELKEDLRDTTSMQKKLKLAKRLRVVEAFRKSGNRPEWMVLDVVPVIPPELRPLVPLDGGRFATSDLNDLYRRVINRNNRLKKLMELNAPEIIIRNEKRMLQEAVDALFDNGRRGRVIRSSNKRPLKSLSDMIKGKQGRFRQNLLGKRVDYSGRSVIVAGPHLKMHQCGIPKLMALELFKPFLYYKLEKERGIASTIKQAKRMVEEQRPEVWDVLEEVIREHPVLLNRAPTLHRLGIQAFEPQLIEGKAIQLHPLVCPAFNADFDGDQMAVHVPLSYEAQLEARTLMLACYNILSPAHGKPLAVPTQDMVLGIYYLTRGAKNAKGAGKIFSSPKEVRIAYDQGQLDVHAEIKVRINGKRYDTVTGRIILFEVVPAGIDFEVVNQLFTKKDLVKLVDYIYKKLGNYHTVEFLDNLKDLGFAQACRAGFSICLDDLIIPAEKPELINQAMQKVREIEEHYREGALTSGERYNQIIDVWSTTNDKVTDKMMKTIENQGGDKSKEYKRDRFYNAIHVMAHSGARGSKAQISQLAGMRGLMAKPSGEIIETPITSNFREGLTVLQYFISTHGARKGLADTALKTANSGYLTRRLVDVAQDVIISEEDCGTIRGIEISALMEGTEAVEPLGERILGRYTLEDVYDPITDDLIVEANSLITEDLVEKIEGSGLDRVKVRSVLTCESEHGICRQCYGLDLATRRIVEVGEAVGTIAAQSIGEPGTQLTMRTFHIGGAASSSAEQSSLNAKFGGTIRFDEMKTVPNREGYPVVLNRNGSLQIIDKSERVLEKYNIAYGTKLLVKDGVTVKQGDLIAEWDPYVAVILTEYPGRVAFGDIVEGETLKEEIDPITGLSQKVIIANTRGKKQPRVSVKGEDNKTIQRYILPIGALLQVDEGDMIEPGDIVAKIPRETTKTKDITVGLPRVAELFEARRPKDPAVIAEIDGIVSIENTARGLRKLTIENEETGVKKTYSISVQRYINVHDGDKVKAGESLIDGLVNPHDILAVLGEDALQRYIVDEIQEVYRKQGVAINDKHIETIVRQMLKKVVIEEPGDSEFMPNEEVYKSEFVAEYQRLVATGLTPPAGKAILQGITKAALNTQSFFSAASFQETTRVLTDAACSGKMDELRGLKENVIIGKLIPAGTGSKFIQSKKFKFINPVK from the coding sequence ATGAAGAAGAGTACTCTTTTTGACGAAAAAGCACATGTGTTTTTCGACTCTATAGCAATACGCATAGCAAGCCCCGACAAGATCAGAGCATGGTCTTCCGGTGAGGTTACAAAGCCCGAAACAATCAACTACCGTACCTTCAAACCCGAAAGGGACGGTCTGTTCTGCGCTAAAATCTTCGGACCCGTGAAAGACTGGGAATGCCTTTGCGGAAAGTATAAGAGGATGAAGCACAGAGGCATTGTGTGCGAAAAGTGCGGCGTTGAAGTGATCCAGTCCAAAGTGAGAAGAGAAAGAATGGGTCATATAGACCTTGCTTCCCCTGTGTGCCATATATGGTTCTTCAAAGGCACTCCCAGCAGGATAGGCTCTCTTCTTGACTTAAGCATCAAAGACATAGAACGCATTATCTACTTTGAGTCATACATAGTCACCAACCCGAAGGAGACTCCTCTCAAAGAGAAGGAACTCCTTACGGAAGACCACTACCGCAGGGCGGTGGATGAGTACGGTCCCAATGCCTTTGTAGCCAAAATCGGCGCTGAAGCACTGAAAGACCTGCTTAAACAGGTGGATCTCGACATTCTCCTCCTTGAACTCAAGGAAGATCTGAGAGATACCACAAGTATGCAGAAAAAGCTGAAACTTGCCAAAAGGCTCAGAGTTGTTGAAGCTTTCAGAAAAAGCGGCAACAGACCCGAGTGGATGGTTCTGGACGTAGTCCCCGTGATTCCGCCCGAGCTTCGTCCCCTTGTTCCCCTTGACGGCGGAAGGTTTGCCACGAGCGACCTTAACGACCTCTACAGAAGGGTAATCAACAGGAACAACCGTCTTAAAAAGCTCATGGAGCTTAACGCCCCTGAAATCATCATCCGCAATGAAAAAAGAATGCTTCAGGAAGCTGTGGACGCCCTGTTTGACAACGGCAGGAGAGGCAGAGTAATCCGCAGCTCCAACAAGCGCCCCCTGAAATCACTTTCCGACATGATCAAAGGAAAACAGGGACGTTTCCGCCAGAACCTTCTGGGTAAAAGGGTGGATTATTCAGGACGAAGCGTTATCGTTGCCGGTCCTCACCTTAAAATGCACCAGTGCGGTATACCTAAGCTCATGGCTCTTGAGCTTTTCAAGCCCTTCCTCTACTACAAGCTTGAAAAGGAAAGGGGCATTGCCTCCACCATAAAGCAGGCGAAAAGAATGGTGGAAGAGCAGAGACCGGAAGTATGGGATGTTCTGGAAGAGGTAATCAGGGAACACCCTGTTCTCCTCAACCGTGCGCCTACTCTTCACAGGCTCGGTATTCAGGCATTTGAACCTCAGCTTATAGAAGGGAAAGCCATTCAGCTTCACCCCCTCGTCTGCCCCGCCTTCAATGCGGATTTCGACGGTGACCAGATGGCTGTTCACGTTCCTCTGTCATATGAGGCGCAGCTTGAGGCGAGAACCCTCATGCTTGCCTGCTACAACATACTTTCTCCGGCGCACGGAAAGCCCCTTGCTGTTCCCACGCAGGATATGGTTCTCGGTATCTACTACCTTACCAGAGGCGCTAAAAACGCCAAAGGCGCGGGCAAAATCTTCTCCTCTCCCAAAGAGGTAAGGATCGCATACGATCAGGGTCAGCTTGATGTTCACGCCGAGATCAAGGTAAGAATAAACGGCAAAAGGTACGACACCGTAACAGGAAGGATAATCCTTTTTGAAGTTGTGCCTGCCGGAATAGACTTTGAAGTGGTTAACCAGCTTTTCACCAAAAAAGACCTCGTTAAGCTTGTTGACTACATATATAAAAAGCTCGGCAACTACCACACGGTGGAGTTCCTTGACAACCTGAAGGATCTCGGTTTTGCGCAGGCGTGCAGAGCGGGCTTCTCCATATGTCTTGACGACCTTATAATACCCGCTGAAAAACCTGAGCTTATCAATCAGGCTATGCAGAAGGTGCGCGAGATCGAAGAACATTACCGTGAAGGTGCGCTGACTTCGGGCGAGCGTTACAACCAGATAATCGACGTTTGGTCAACCACTAACGACAAAGTCACTGACAAGATGATGAAAACCATCGAGAATCAGGGCGGCGACAAGTCGAAAGAATATAAGAGAGACCGATTCTACAACGCCATTCACGTAATGGCGCACTCAGGAGCGAGAGGTTCAAAAGCGCAGATAAGCCAGCTTGCGGGCATGAGAGGACTCATGGCGAAACCCTCAGGCGAGATTATCGAGACGCCCATCACCTCAAACTTCCGTGAAGGACTTACAGTTCTCCAGTACTTCATATCGACCCACGGCGCGAGAAAAGGTCTTGCGGATACGGCTCTTAAAACAGCGAACTCCGGTTACCTTACCAGAAGACTTGTGGACGTTGCTCAGGACGTTATCATCAGCGAAGAGGACTGCGGAACAATACGCGGTATCGAAATATCCGCCCTTATGGAAGGAACCGAAGCTGTTGAACCTCTCGGCGAGCGTATCCTCGGACGCTACACTCTTGAAGATGTGTACGACCCGATTACCGATGATCTGATTGTTGAGGCAAACAGTCTTATAACAGAAGACTTGGTTGAAAAAATTGAAGGCTCCGGTCTTGACAGGGTTAAAGTGCGTTCGGTTCTCACATGCGAATCCGAGCACGGCATATGCCGTCAGTGCTATGGTCTGGATCTTGCCACAAGACGTATTGTCGAAGTGGGAGAGGCAGTGGGCACAATAGCGGCGCAGTCAATCGGTGAACCCGGTACGCAGCTTACGATGAGGACTTTCCACATCGGTGGTGCGGCGTCTTCATCAGCCGAGCAGTCAAGCCTTAACGCCAAGTTCGGCGGTACAATCAGGTTTGATGAAATGAAAACCGTTCCGAACAGGGAAGGTTATCCTGTAGTTCTTAACCGTAACGGCTCTCTTCAGATTATTGATAAATCAGAAAGAGTGCTTGAAAAATACAACATCGCGTACGGAACCAAGCTGCTTGTGAAAGACGGCGTCACAGTTAAACAGGGCGACCTGATAGCCGAGTGGGATCCTTATGTAGCTGTAATCCTTACAGAGTACCCCGGACGTGTCGCTTTCGGCGATATAGTCGAAGGGGAAACACTGAAAGAGGAGATCGACCCCATTACCGGTCTTTCCCAGAAGGTTATCATCGCCAACACAAGAGGCAAGAAACAGCCCCGTGTGTCTGTTAAAGGCGAGGACAACAAAACTATTCAGCGCTACATCCTCCCCATAGGAGCTCTGCTTCAGGTGGATGAGGGCGATATGATCGAACCCGGCGACATAGTCGCGAAAATACCCAGAGAAACCACTAAGACAAAAGATATTACAGTGGGTCTTCCGAGGGTTGCCGAGCTCTTCGAGGCGAGAAGACCGAAAGATCCCGCAGTTATTGCGGAGATCGACGGTATAGTGAGTATAGAGAACACCGCGCGCGGTCTTCGTAAACTCACCATCGAAAACGAAGAGACGGGCGTTAAGAAAACCTACAGTATTTCTGTCCAGCGTTACATCAACGTTCACGACGGTGACAAGGTTAAAGCCGGCGAATCTCTCATAGACGGTCTCGTGAACCCCCACGACATTCTGGCGGTTCTCGGCGAGGACGCTCTCCAGAGATATATAGTAGACGAGATTCAGGAAGTTTACCGTAAGCAGGGTGTTGCGATTAACGATAAACATATCGAGACAATCGTGCGCCAGATGCTGAAGAAAGTTGTGATAGAAGAGCCCGGGGATTCCGAGTTTATGCCCAATGAAGAGGTTTACAAATCAGAGTTCGTTGCAGAATACCAAAGACTGGTGGCAACAGGGCTCACTCCTCCGGCGGGCAAGGCGATACTTCAGGGTATCACCAAGGCGGCTCTCAATACGCAGAGCTTCTTCTCCGCAGCTTCATTTCAGGAGACAACGCGTGTCCTCACCGACGCTGCATGCTCCGGTAAGATGGACGAGCTCAGAGGGCTTAAAGAGAACGTTATCATCGGTAAGCTGATACCGGCGGGCACTGGCTCTAAGTTCATCCAGAGCAAAAAATTCAAATTCATCAACCCAGTAAAATAA
- the rpsL gene encoding 30S ribosomal protein S12: MPTLNQLVRKGRKQVLKKTKSPALQGNPQRRGVCTRVYTTTPKKPNSALRKVARVRLTSGIEVTAYIPGIGHNLQEHSVVLVRGGRVKDLPGVRYKIVRGALDTDGVKDRKKSRSKYGVKKPK; encoded by the coding sequence GTGCCTACTTTGAACCAATTGGTCAGAAAAGGAAGAAAACAGGTCCTTAAAAAGACCAAATCTCCTGCGTTGCAGGGCAACCCCCAGAGAAGGGGAGTTTGCACCAGAGTGTATACTACTACACCGAAAAAACCCAACTCGGCTCTTAGAAAAGTCGCAAGGGTCAGGCTTACATCAGGTATCGAGGTAACCGCTTATATTCCCGGTATCGGTCACAACCTTCAGGAGCACTCAGTTGTTCTCGTGAGGGGCGGAAGGGTAAAAGACCTTCCCGGTGTGCGCTACAAGATCGTTCGCGGCGCGCTTGATACAGACGGCGTTAAGGACAGGAAAAAATCCCGCTCCAAATACGGCGTAAAGAAACCGAAATAA
- the rpsG gene encoding 30S ribosomal protein S7, which translates to MARRRVAKKREVIADPIYKDAIVTKFINILMLDGRKSVAERVFYDTINTIGQKTGENGIEVFRKAIENVKPQLEVKSRRVGGATYQVPIEVRPLRKQALSIKWIVAAARSKKERTMVDRLAGELIDAAGGKGIAFKKKEDTHRMAEANRAFAHFRW; encoded by the coding sequence ATGGCAAGAAGAAGAGTTGCTAAAAAGCGTGAGGTAATCGCCGACCCGATCTATAAGGACGCGATTGTTACTAAGTTCATAAACATTCTCATGCTTGACGGAAGAAAATCCGTTGCAGAAAGAGTTTTTTACGACACAATTAACACTATCGGTCAGAAAACAGGCGAAAACGGCATAGAAGTTTTCAGAAAAGCTATTGAAAACGTTAAACCTCAGCTTGAAGTTAAATCAAGAAGGGTGGGCGGAGCCACGTATCAGGTTCCCATCGAAGTACGCCCCCTGAGAAAACAGGCTCTCAGTATCAAATGGATCGTAGCTGCCGCCAGAAGCAAGAAAGAGAGAACCATGGTAGACCGCCTTGCAGGTGAACTTATTGATGCCGCTGGCGGAAAGGGTATCGCTTTCAAAAAGAAAGAAGATACTCACAGAATGGCGGAAGCGAACAGGGCATTCGCTCACTTCAGATGGTAA
- the fusA gene encoding elongation factor G → MEKSIPLNLQRNIGIMAHIDAGKTTTTERILFYTGMSHKIGEVHDGGATTDWMEQEKERGITITSATVQCFWNNHRINVIDTPGHVDFTIEVERSLKVLDGAVTVLCAVGGVQPQTETVWRQADKYGVPRIIFVNKMDRSGADYFKVLSDIKSKLGANPLPIQLPMGAEDAFEGIIDLVKMQSVTWDGEQLGAKYTYSDIPAALVEQAKEYREKLMDAVCELDDDLMNKYFEGEEISEDEIIAGLRKGCIGRKFIPVTCGTAFKNKGVQTLLNAVVDLLPSPIDIPPIKGKSMNGEDEIERKADDSEPFAALAFKIMTDPYMGQLTYFRVYSGCLEAGNYTLNSTKDKKERIGRLVKMQANKREEIKEIHAGDICATVGLKYTTTGDTLCDENKPVILESMEFPEPVISVAIEPKSKNDQDKLSIALGKLASEDPSFRVKVDEETGQTVISGMGELHLEIIVDRLMREFKVEANVGNPQVAYRETFRKSVRTEGKYIKQTGGRGQYGHVWLEIAPLAPGEGFQFVNNIVGGTVPKEYIPAVQKGIEEALESGVSAGFPVVDCKATLTDGSYHDVDSNEMAFKIAGSMAFKAGMRSADPVILEPIMKVEVVSPDEYTGDVMGDLSSRRGKIDGMEMRGTAQVINCFVPLKEMFGYSTNLRSITQGRATYSMQFDHYEQVPNSVAEEIKKANS, encoded by the coding sequence GTGGAAAAATCTATACCATTAAACCTTCAGAGAAATATAGGCATCATGGCGCACATTGATGCCGGAAAAACCACGACCACTGAAAGAATTCTTTTCTATACAGGCATGTCCCATAAAATCGGTGAGGTGCATGACGGCGGAGCCACTACCGACTGGATGGAGCAGGAGAAGGAGCGTGGTATCACGATCACTTCCGCTACAGTGCAGTGCTTCTGGAACAACCACCGCATAAACGTTATTGACACCCCCGGTCACGTTGACTTCACAATCGAAGTTGAGCGTTCACTTAAGGTTCTTGACGGCGCTGTCACTGTTTTATGCGCAGTGGGCGGCGTTCAGCCTCAGACTGAAACAGTCTGGAGACAGGCTGATAAGTACGGCGTTCCCCGCATCATTTTCGTTAATAAAATGGACAGATCCGGCGCTGACTACTTCAAAGTTCTGAGTGATATTAAATCAAAACTCGGCGCTAATCCCCTTCCCATACAGCTCCCCATGGGTGCTGAAGACGCTTTTGAAGGCATCATAGATCTCGTTAAGATGCAGTCCGTCACTTGGGACGGAGAGCAGCTCGGTGCTAAATACACTTACAGCGATATTCCCGCTGCTCTTGTTGAGCAGGCTAAAGAATACCGTGAAAAGCTCATGGACGCCGTTTGCGAACTTGACGATGATCTTATGAACAAGTACTTTGAAGGCGAAGAGATCAGTGAAGATGAAATCATTGCCGGTCTCAGAAAAGGCTGCATCGGACGCAAGTTTATACCTGTGACCTGCGGTACTGCCTTCAAAAACAAAGGTGTTCAGACTCTTCTGAACGCGGTTGTTGATCTTCTCCCCAGCCCTATTGACATTCCTCCCATTAAAGGAAAGAGCATGAACGGCGAGGATGAAATCGAAAGAAAAGCTGACGACAGTGAGCCTTTTGCCGCTCTTGCATTCAAGATTATGACTGACCCCTACATGGGACAGCTTACATATTTCAGAGTGTATTCAGGCTGCCTTGAAGCAGGTAACTACACGCTTAACTCCACTAAGGACAAAAAGGAGCGTATAGGACGCCTTGTAAAAATGCAGGCCAACAAGCGTGAGGAAATCAAAGAGATCCACGCGGGCGATATTTGCGCGACAGTGGGTCTTAAATACACTACCACCGGCGACACGCTCTGCGATGAGAACAAACCTGTAATTCTTGAATCCATGGAGTTTCCTGAGCCCGTTATTTCGGTTGCCATCGAACCCAAAAGCAAGAATGATCAGGATAAGCTTTCCATTGCTCTCGGCAAACTTGCTTCCGAAGACCCCTCTTTCAGAGTTAAGGTTGATGAAGAAACAGGTCAGACTGTTATTTCCGGTATGGGTGAGCTTCACCTTGAAATCATCGTTGACAGGCTTATGAGAGAGTTCAAAGTTGAAGCCAATGTGGGTAATCCGCAGGTTGCATACCGCGAAACTTTCAGAAAATCTGTCAGAACCGAAGGGAAATATATCAAGCAGACAGGCGGCAGAGGTCAGTACGGTCACGTTTGGCTTGAAATCGCACCCCTTGCGCCGGGTGAAGGCTTCCAGTTTGTCAACAACATTGTTGGCGGTACTGTTCCTAAAGAATATATCCCCGCAGTGCAGAAAGGCATTGAGGAAGCACTCGAATCAGGCGTTTCAGCAGGCTTCCCCGTTGTTGACTGCAAAGCGACGCTTACCGACGGTTCGTACCATGATGTCGACTCTAACGAGATGGCATTCAAAATTGCCGGTTCAATGGCTTTCAAGGCCGGTATGAGAAGTGCTGATCCCGTTATACTTGAGCCTATCATGAAGGTTGAAGTTGTATCTCCCGATGAATATACGGGTGATGTAATGGGCGACCTCAGCTCAAGAAGAGGCAAAATCGACGGTATGGAAATGAGAGGTACTGCTCAGGTAATTAACTGCTTCGTGCCCCTTAAGGAAATGTTCGGATATTCTACAAATCTCCGTTCAATTACTCAGGGACGCGCAACCTACAGCATGCAGTTTGACCACTATGAGCAGGTTCCCAACAGCGTAGCTGAAGAAATTAAGAAAGCTAATTCATAA